The Deinococcus depolymerans DNA window TGCGGCCCTGGCTGCCCTCGAGGACGATGTACCCGCCGTACTGGGCCTTGTCGGGCGCGGCGGCCGGGGGCGTGATGACCACGTTCAGCTCGGTCTCGCCGCCGGCGGGAACCGTGACGTCCACGTCGGCCTTGTCGGCGTCCTGACCGTTGATGGTCATGGTGGCGTAGGCCTGGCTGGGGGTGGGGGCCAGGGTGGTCCCGCCGACCGTCAGGGCCGGGTAGTGGTAGGCCTTGAAGGTCTCGGTGCGGGTCCAGGTGTTCTGCAGGACCACGACCTTGCTGCGCGTGGCGAAGCTGGCACTCTCACCCAGGCTGAGCTTGTTCGGGGTGGCGCGCACGGTGCTGTTGTACGACCCGACGATGTCCACCATGCCGGCGCCCTGGCGCTGCACGTAGTCCGGCAGACCGGTGAACAGCGTGCCGCTGGCCGCGCGGTACCAGCGCAGCGTGGCGCTGTTCATCAGCAGGCCGCGCATGTCCTTGGCCTTGGTGTTCGGGAAGGCCTGCAGCATCAGCGCGGCGGCGCCCGCCACGTGCGGGGAGGCCATGGAGGTGCCGCTGAGGGTGGCGTACCCGCCGTTGCCTTTCTCCAGGGGGTAGGCGCTGCGGATGTTCCCGCCCGGCGCGGCGATGTCGGGCTTGAGTTCCAGGTCGGCACTCAGGCCGTACGAGGAGTACGAGTCGAGGGTGTTCGCCGTGGGGCTCGGGATGTTGATGGTGCCGCTGTTGAAGGTCATGGTGACGCCGCCGGCGATCAGACCGCTGATCTTCGCGCCGTCCGCCGCGCTGCTGAACACCACGGGAATGGTGATGGGCGTCGCGCCCGCCACGGTGGGGCTCAGGTACCCGGCGGTGTTGTTGTACAGGATGACGGCGCTGGCACCGGCGTCCTGGGCGTTCTTGGCCTTCTCGTAGAAGGTGCAGGTGCCGCGGCGGATCAGCACGGCCTTGCCGGTCAGGCTGCCGGCCGCGAAGGGGTTCACGCCGCCGACCAGGCAGCCGTCGTTGGTGGTGGTGGGGGTGCTGGTGGCGAGTTTGGTGACCGGGAAGGCGGCGCCCACCTTGCCTTCCGGCGCGCCGGAGGCGGCAAAGTACGCGACCTTGCTGCCGTCGGGCGTGATGGTGAAGCTCTTGACCTCGATCTCGGTGTTGCTGACCGATGCGACCGAGATCACGTTGTCGCCCATGGTCACGCCGCCCATGGAGTACTGGCCGCTGGCGCCGCTGTTCCCGGCGGACGCGACGACGACCATGCCCTTCTTGACCATGCGGCTGCCGACCTTCGCCGACGGCGTGCCTTCCCAGTTCTCGAAGGCGGACCCGATGCTCAGGTTCACGACCTGCATGCCGTCCTTGTAGGCCTGCTCCAGGGCGGCGATCATGATGTCCTCGCTCGTGCTGCCCTCGCAGCCGAACACGCGGTACGCGCCGAAGCTGACCTCGGGCGCCACGCCCTTGAAGCCCTTGCTGGCGTCGTTGCCGCCCACGATCCCGGCGACGTGCGACCCGTGACCGCCGCAGTCGTCCGCGATCGGGTCGGGTTTGGTGGGCTTGCCGAAGTTGTAGTCGTCACCCACGAAGTCGTACTGCGCGACCACGCGGCCCTTGAAGGCCGGGTGATCCAGGTCGATGCCGGTGTCGATCAC harbors:
- a CDS encoding S8 family serine peptidase codes for the protein MKNTVKSLSLLSLALVLGACGTSAPTASAPTGSAPTANRASILKTTPNTPTRWFVELAGDPTVLSVQSVSSQQATFRAQAAQQGIQYQEVRSYQTLFNGFSVQASEAEINRVSRLPGVLGVYPVREIAAPQVDVNLTDALTPDMFSAIKMTGADIAQNELGLTGKGIKVGVIDTGIDLDHPAFKGRVVAQYDFVGDDYNFGKPTKPDPIADDCGGHGSHVAGIVGGNDASKGFKGVAPEVSFGAYRVFGCEGSTSEDIMIAALEQAYKDGMQVVNLSIGSAFENWEGTPSAKVGSRMVKKGMVVVASAGNSGASGQYSMGGVTMGDNVISVASVSNTEIEVKSFTITPDGSKVAYFAASGAPEGKVGAAFPVTKLATSTPTTTNDGCLVGGVNPFAAGSLTGKAVLIRRGTCTFYEKAKNAQDAGASAVILYNNTAGYLSPTVAGATPITIPVVFSSAADGAKISGLIAGGVTMTFNSGTINIPSPTANTLDSYSSYGLSADLELKPDIAAPGGNIRSAYPLEKGNGGYATLSGTSMASPHVAGAAALMLQAFPNTKAKDMRGLLMNSATLRWYRAASGTLFTGLPDYVQRQGAGMVDIVGSYNSTVRATPNKLSLGESASFATRSKVVVLQNTWTRTETFKAYHYPALTVGGTTLAPTPSQAYATMTINGQDADKADVDVTVPAGGETELNVVITPPAAAPDKAQYGGYIVLEGSQGRNLVIPYAGFKGDYQSIQALGNLTISGTSYNFPALFDDKEDVFFEEGQVVTTPIDYTFKDVALDPAKPTELTKDAPYVLAQLSHQVRKMTMELLDANGAVVDTLLKQEYLGRNCTNNIAQTSSTCDAYNTYAWDGKLSNGTNAANGTYQLRLKALKAQGDESVASDTEVYTTQKFIVARP